The genomic window GCTCTTGCAATTTAGTCAGGAGCCAAGTTCCTACTTGTGATTGGTCTGTCTCACGACTGCGGCGAAGTGCCTCTTCGATCAGCGAGATGGAGAGGCCGGGGAGAGTTTTAGATTGAGTCATGCGCTTGCTGCCAAGCTCATAGATTTCAAAGGCAATGACCTGAGCATTGTTCACATCAATCACCCAATACTCAGAAACGCCCAGATCTTCATATAACAGCCGTTTGCGTCCGAGGTCATCGCCAAGCGAAGAGTTAGCGATTTCAATAACTAGATTAGGAGGCGGATAGCGGTCTAAGTCCACAACTGAAGTTTCGTCCGGAGCCGACTGAGCGCGTTCCCCAATGTAATAGGAGACGTCTGGCTGGCATTCTTGAACGCCAGTTTTCCGGTAGCTGCAGTTGGTGAGCCCGTTCAAAGGGATGCCTTTGAGAGTGCAAAACAAATTGATAGCAAAGATGACAACGGTATTACGGCGAGAGTGACCGGAACCGACTGGAGACATTTCAATTCGCAGATGCCCATCGTAGTAGTATCCCCTGGATTGCTGATAGTCTGGCTCGTCCAGAACCGCCAGGTACTCTTCCCAGGTTGCTGGAACCCATTGGTCAGTTAGCAACTGAGTCTTCAACTGGCTCATAGTTCACCTCGCTTCAGCAAATTCCTGAGATGTCTCTAGCCTAGCGTCTTTAGCAATTCTGCTCGTTGGCTAGTTCTTCAATTAGAGTAGCAGGTGTCAAAATCCGAAGCGTGGAGCTGACGAAATCCTGCTGATTTCTAGTAACAATTGCATCTAGCTGATTCAGTACAGCACAGCTGTACTGAATAGCATCTTCAAAATCTCTAAAATCAATATTGAGTGCCATAGCGATGATGGCCTGATCAACAGTTGCAATTGAGCAGATAGAGGTCAATCTTTTCAAGAACTTGAGGGTCCAGCCGTGGCCTTGTTGTTTGCGAATAATGTAGTAAAGATCGCTGAGGGTTGATGCCGAAACGTATCCTTCAATAAGGCCTTGTTCAATAAGGGAGAAGATTTGATCACTCTCCTCTACATACGGCTGTCGTTGAAGAGCAAGATCTATAACAATGTTGGTATCGAGTAAGATTCTCACAAGTTGTACTTTTCCTGCAAGGCATCCCACCTAGCCTGCTCTGGATCAAAGTCAGGGGGAGAAGGTTGGACATTCTCTAATAAATCTTTGAAAGCATTGGTACGGTATTGAACCGGTTTTTTAATGTCCTCGGATTCAAAGCTAGAGACGGAGTTAAGAGGTACTTCATCATGCCTGGTCACTTGTAGAATGATTACCTCAACATCTCCAGGTACCAAGTCAATGGCCTCTGTGATGATCAGATTGCCCTCTGAATTGATTTTCCCTTTGAATTTATAAGCCTTCATGGTGTTGTCCTCCACCAGTTCCTCAATTCTCTTCCAATTTAGGGCTGAAAATGCCCTTTATGCTGAGGTATCTGAGGAAACAACCCCTGTGCAGACAGCCTGACCAACTAGCTTGCAACATGCGAAGCAGACCAACTACCTGCTTGAGCAACAACAGCCATTTGTTTCTGCAACTCCCAGCAGGCTTCTAGCAAGTTATTAGGAAACTTGCTGGGGTTACAGAAGGCTACTGCTAGGGGGCTAGCCTGCTTGTACAGGTTGTGGTTGGGTTGATGATGAGGTTGCGACCTTAGGATCTGGGGTGACAGGGGTACGGCTGGTGAGGCCGCGAAATAGATCGCGGTCCTGAGGACGGTCGCGGTAGGCAGCACGAGCGGCGGCGTTGAGATGGGTTAGGCTCTCGTAGACCTTTTGGATAGCGTCGTGGCGTCGAGAGGTTGCTACACGGCGGTTGAGTTTGGCTTGCTCTTGCTTGCGGTTTAGCTCATCAAGGCGGTTGCGCAAAGTTTGTCCCTGGTCGGCATAGTCTTTGGGCTGACCGATATTGCTCAAGGTAGTCGCGTAAGTTTGGGCAAGATCAATCAGGCTGGGCAGGACAAACAGCATCTTGGACTCGT from Leptolyngbya sp. FACHB-261 includes these protein-coding regions:
- a CDS encoding Uma2 family endonuclease, which gives rise to MSQLKTQLLTDQWVPATWEEYLAVLDEPDYQQSRGYYYDGHLRIEMSPVGSGHSRRNTVVIFAINLFCTLKGIPLNGLTNCSYRKTGVQECQPDVSYYIGERAQSAPDETSVVDLDRYPPPNLVIEIANSSLGDDLGRKRLLYEDLGVSEYWVIDVNNAQVIAFEIYELGSKRMTQSKTLPGLSISLIEEALRRSRETDQSQVGTWLLTKLQEPRN
- a CDS encoding type II toxin-antitoxin system VapC family toxin, which encodes MRILLDTNIVIDLALQRQPYVEESDQIFSLIEQGLIEGYVSASTLSDLYYIIRKQQGHGWTLKFLKRLTSICSIATVDQAIIAMALNIDFRDFEDAIQYSCAVLNQLDAIVTRNQQDFVSSTLRILTPATLIEELANEQNC